Proteins encoded within one genomic window of [Enterobacter] lignolyticus SCF1:
- the fabV gene encoding enoyl-ACP reductase FabV has protein sequence MIIKPKIRGFICTTTHPTGCKANVNRQIDYVKKNGQMAKGPARVLVIGASTGYGLASRISAAFGSGAATIGVFFEKPGIESKPGSAGWYNSAAFDEAAKKEGLYSKSINGDAFSDECRDEVIKLIKEDLGQIDLVVYSLASPVRKMPKTGEIVRSALKPIGEVYTSKAIDTNKDQITTASIEPATEEEVQNTVTVMGGEDWELWIDALSKANVLADGVKTVAYSYIGTDLTWPIYWHGALGKAKEDLDRAASALRGQLAPLHGSANVAVLKSVVTQASSAIPVMPLYISMVFKLMKEQGIHEGCIEQINRLMTTSLYGEKNALDDNQRIRMDDWELREDIQQACRDLWPLITTENLAQETDYAGYKQEFLNLFGFGFAEVDYDADVNPEVEFDVVTL, from the coding sequence ATGATAATCAAACCAAAAATCCGTGGATTCATCTGTACGACAACGCATCCCACTGGCTGCAAGGCCAATGTGAACAGACAAATCGACTATGTGAAGAAAAACGGGCAGATGGCTAAAGGTCCTGCCCGGGTGCTGGTTATTGGCGCCTCTACCGGTTACGGGCTTGCTTCGCGCATCTCTGCGGCGTTTGGCAGCGGCGCGGCGACTATCGGCGTGTTTTTTGAAAAACCGGGCATCGAGTCTAAGCCGGGCTCCGCGGGCTGGTATAACTCAGCCGCGTTTGACGAAGCCGCCAAAAAGGAAGGGCTGTATTCTAAAAGCATTAACGGTGACGCGTTCTCCGACGAATGCCGCGATGAGGTGATTAAACTCATCAAAGAAGACCTCGGTCAGATTGATTTAGTGGTTTACTCGCTGGCCTCTCCGGTACGCAAGATGCCGAAAACCGGTGAAATCGTCCGCTCTGCGCTGAAGCCTATCGGCGAGGTTTACACCTCAAAAGCGATTGATACCAACAAGGATCAAATCACGACCGCCAGCATTGAGCCGGCGACCGAAGAAGAAGTGCAGAACACCGTTACCGTCATGGGCGGCGAAGACTGGGAGCTGTGGATCGACGCGCTGAGCAAAGCCAACGTGCTGGCAGACGGCGTTAAAACCGTGGCCTACTCCTACATCGGTACCGACCTGACGTGGCCTATCTACTGGCACGGCGCGCTGGGCAAAGCGAAAGAAGACCTCGACCGCGCGGCAAGCGCACTGCGTGGCCAGCTGGCGCCGCTGCACGGCTCGGCAAACGTTGCGGTGCTGAAATCCGTGGTGACCCAGGCCTCTTCGGCTATCCCGGTGATGCCGCTGTATATCTCTATGGTCTTCAAGCTGATGAAAGAGCAGGGGATTCACGAAGGGTGCATCGAGCAAATTAACCGCCTGATGACCACCAGCCTGTACGGCGAGAAAAATGCGCTTGATGACAACCAGCGTATCCGTATGGACGACTGGGAGCTGCGTGAAGATATCCAGCAGGCGTGCCGCGACCTGTGGCCGCTGATCACCACCGAAAACCTGGCCCAGGAAACCGACTATGCCGGTTACAAGCAGGAGTTCCTGAACCTGTTTGGCTTCGGCTTTGCGGAAGTGGATTACGATGCTGACGTGAACCCGGAAGTGGAGTTCGACGTCGTTACGCTGTAA
- a CDS encoding cation:dicarboxylate symporter family transporter, translating to MFITLAYIVLFLVCSWGIFRIDQKSASLSKSVFIAIFIGAVIGLSLHLIHADSSKTVIDWYSIIGNGYVNLLKLVAIPLIFISILSAINKLENSAGIGKMSLTIVGCMLFLVMTAGFVGLLTTQALGLDASAFGHMQSTLTADDVTKTASVSLPQLLTSLIPTNLFLDLTGARSVSVIGIVIFTLLAGIALLKVKKDAPEEGAKLSAAINATQVWVMKMVRIVIALTPYGVMALMAKVFSSYQIEQFASLLGFIGACYLAVLMMFIVHALLLALSGHNPVQYYKTVWPVLTFAFVSRSSAAAIPLAISAQERFGVPNTIASISASFGSSMGQNGCAGIYPAVMVAMIAPTLGIDPLSISFLAAMLPAIALGSIGVAGVGGGGTFAALIVLSTLNFPVALVGIFIAIEPVVDMARTALNVNGSMMSGVLATRMLNKSAGEPQRQTTPN from the coding sequence ATGTTCATTACGCTCGCCTATATCGTGCTGTTTCTGGTCTGTTCATGGGGAATATTCAGAATCGACCAAAAAAGCGCTTCTCTCTCTAAAAGTGTTTTTATTGCCATCTTTATTGGCGCAGTAATCGGGTTATCCCTGCATCTTATCCACGCAGACAGCAGTAAGACGGTGATTGACTGGTACAGTATTATTGGTAACGGTTATGTGAATTTACTGAAACTTGTTGCTATTCCGCTTATCTTTATTTCTATCCTTTCAGCTATTAATAAACTCGAAAACAGCGCCGGTATCGGCAAAATGTCGCTCACGATCGTTGGCTGTATGTTATTTCTGGTGATGACGGCTGGTTTCGTCGGGTTGCTGACGACGCAGGCGCTTGGGCTTGATGCCAGCGCATTTGGACATATGCAGTCCACCCTGACCGCGGATGATGTCACTAAAACCGCCAGCGTATCCTTGCCGCAGCTGCTTACGTCGCTAATCCCGACCAACCTCTTTCTTGACCTGACCGGCGCGCGCAGCGTTTCCGTCATCGGCATCGTGATTTTCACATTGCTGGCCGGCATCGCGCTGCTGAAAGTTAAAAAAGATGCGCCGGAAGAAGGCGCGAAATTAAGCGCGGCGATTAACGCCACGCAGGTGTGGGTCATGAAGATGGTGCGTATTGTTATCGCCCTCACCCCCTATGGGGTCATGGCGCTCATGGCGAAAGTCTTCTCATCCTATCAAATCGAGCAATTCGCCAGCCTGCTTGGTTTTATCGGCGCCTGCTATCTTGCCGTGCTAATGATGTTTATTGTACACGCGCTATTGCTTGCGCTTAGCGGGCACAACCCGGTGCAGTACTACAAAACCGTGTGGCCGGTGCTGACGTTTGCCTTTGTCTCCCGCAGCAGCGCGGCCGCCATACCGCTGGCTATCTCCGCTCAGGAAAGATTCGGCGTGCCCAATACCATTGCCAGTATTTCCGCATCATTTGGCTCCAGCATGGGGCAAAACGGCTGCGCCGGTATTTATCCGGCAGTGATGGTGGCGATGATTGCCCCGACGTTAGGCATCGATCCGCTGTCCATTTCGTTTCTGGCCGCGATGCTGCCCGCTATCGCGCTCGGCTCTATCGGCGTCGCCGGTGTTGGCGGCGGCGGTACGTTTGCCGCGCTGATCGTCCTGTCGACGCTCAATTTCCCGGTCGCGCTGGTCGGTATCTTCATTGCCATTGAACCCGTCGTCGATATGGCGAGAACTGCGCTGAACGTCAATGGCTCGATGATGTCCGGCGTGCTGGCAACCCGAATGCTCAATAAAAGTGCCGGTGAACCGCAGCGACAGACGACGCCAAACTGA
- a CDS encoding sugar O-acetyltransferase, whose translation MKNKERKARGLPYHYDDPEIIDEQKAYVERLYDFNATRPCEQEKRQTLLKAMFAEIGEGCQVEPPVRSNWGCRNVHLGRGVFCNTNLTFIDDAGIYIGDNTMIAPNVVITTAGHPILPILREHNYVYAFAVHIGKNVWIGSGVQILPGVTIGDNSVIGAGSVVTRDIPANAVAFGVPCRVVREIGEQDKQFYFKDKPLDVQE comes from the coding sequence ATGAAGAACAAAGAAAGAAAAGCGCGCGGCCTGCCCTACCATTATGACGATCCGGAGATCATTGATGAGCAGAAGGCGTACGTCGAAAGGCTGTACGATTTTAATGCCACGCGCCCCTGCGAGCAGGAAAAGCGGCAAACGCTGCTTAAGGCGATGTTTGCGGAAATAGGGGAAGGCTGCCAGGTCGAACCGCCGGTGCGCTCCAACTGGGGCTGCCGGAACGTGCATCTGGGCCGCGGGGTGTTTTGTAATACCAATCTCACTTTTATCGATGATGCCGGGATCTACATCGGTGATAACACGATGATCGCGCCGAACGTGGTGATCACCACCGCAGGCCATCCCATACTGCCCATATTGCGCGAACATAACTATGTCTACGCGTTTGCGGTACATATTGGCAAAAACGTCTGGATCGGTTCTGGCGTACAAATCCTGCCGGGCGTCACTATCGGCGACAATTCAGTGATTGGTGCCGGAAGCGTCGTGACCAGGGATATCCCGGCAAACGCGGTGGCGTTTGGCGTTCCCTGTCGGGTGGTGCGGGAGATTGGCGAGCAGGATAAGCAGTTTTACTTTAAAGATAAGCCGCTGGACGTCCAGGAGTAA
- the mdtK gene encoding MdtK family multidrug efflux MATE transporter, whose protein sequence is MQKYVIEARQLLALAIPVIFAQVAQTAMGFVDTVMAGGYSATDMAAVAIGTSIWLPAILFGHGLLLALTPVIAQLNGSGRRDRIAHQVRQGFWLAGAVSVLIMIVLWNAGHIIRAMHNIDPLLADKAVGYLRALLWGAPGYLFFQVARNQCEGLAKTKPGMVMGFLGLLVNIPVNYIFIYGHFGMPELGGVGCGVATASVYWVMFIAMLSYVKRARSMRDIHSDALTEKPDLSVLKRLIQLGLPIALALFFEVTLFAVVALLVSPLGIVNVAGHQIALNFSSLMFVLPMSLAAAVTIRVGFRLGQGSTLDAQTAAWTGLGVGVCMAVMTAIFTVSLREHIALLYNDNPEVVTLAAQLMLLAAIYQISDSIQVIGSGILRGYKDTRSIFFITFTAYWVLGLPSGYILALTDMVVPRMGPAGFWMGFIIGLTSAAILMMLRMRFLQRQPSTRILQRAAR, encoded by the coding sequence GTGCAGAAGTACGTCATTGAAGCGCGTCAGTTGCTCGCACTGGCAATTCCGGTGATCTTTGCGCAGGTCGCCCAAACCGCCATGGGGTTTGTCGATACCGTCATGGCCGGTGGCTATAGCGCCACCGACATGGCGGCGGTCGCTATCGGCACCTCTATCTGGCTTCCGGCTATTCTTTTCGGCCACGGGCTGCTGCTGGCGCTGACGCCGGTCATTGCGCAGCTGAATGGCTCAGGCCGACGCGACCGTATCGCCCACCAGGTGCGCCAGGGGTTCTGGCTGGCTGGGGCGGTGTCCGTACTTATTATGATCGTACTGTGGAACGCCGGACATATCATCCGCGCGATGCACAATATCGACCCGCTGCTTGCGGATAAAGCCGTCGGCTATCTGCGCGCGCTGCTGTGGGGCGCGCCGGGCTACCTGTTCTTCCAGGTCGCCCGTAACCAGTGCGAAGGGCTCGCCAAAACCAAACCGGGGATGGTGATGGGCTTTCTCGGCCTGCTGGTCAACATTCCGGTGAACTACATCTTTATTTACGGCCATTTCGGCATGCCGGAGCTGGGCGGCGTGGGCTGCGGCGTGGCCACCGCGTCGGTCTACTGGGTAATGTTTATCGCCATGCTGTCGTACGTGAAGCGCGCCCGCTCTATGCGCGACATCCACAGCGACGCGCTGACGGAGAAGCCGGACCTTTCGGTGCTCAAGCGCCTGATCCAGCTCGGTCTGCCGATCGCGCTGGCGCTGTTTTTCGAGGTGACGCTGTTCGCCGTGGTGGCCCTGCTCGTCTCGCCGCTGGGGATTGTCAACGTCGCCGGGCACCAGATAGCGCTTAACTTCAGCTCGCTGATGTTCGTTCTGCCGATGTCGCTTGCCGCCGCCGTGACGATCCGCGTGGGGTTTCGTCTCGGCCAGGGATCGACGCTGGACGCGCAGACCGCGGCCTGGACCGGGCTTGGCGTGGGGGTATGTATGGCAGTCATGACGGCGATTTTCACCGTCTCGCTGCGCGAACATATCGCCCTGCTGTACAACGATAACCCGGAGGTCGTCACCCTGGCCGCACAGCTGATGCTGCTGGCGGCGATTTACCAGATTTCCGACTCCATCCAGGTTATCGGCAGCGGTATTCTGCGCGGATATAAAGATACGCGTTCTATTTTCTTTATTACCTTCACCGCGTACTGGGTGCTGGGCCTGCCGAGCGGCTATATCCTGGCGCTGACTGATATGGTCGTGCCGCGGATGGGCCCTGCCGGGTTCTGGATGGGCTTTATTATCGGACTGACCTCGGCCGCAATCCTGATGATGCTGCGCATGCGCTTTCTGCAGCGCCAGCCGTCAACACGGATCCTGCAGCGCGCCGCCCGCTAA
- a CDS encoding riboflavin synthase: protein MFTGIVQGVAKVVSIDEKPNFRTHVVEMPDDMLDGIETGASVAHNGCCLTVTEINGNRISFDLMKETLRITNLGELTEGDVVNVERAARFSDEIGGHLMSGHIMTTAEVAKILTSENNRQIWFKVQDPTLMKYILYKGFIGVDGISLTVGEVTPTRFCVHLIPETLQRTTLGKKKLGEKVNIEIDPQTQAVVDTVERVLAAKEAAAVPRSSADE from the coding sequence ATGTTTACTGGAATCGTTCAGGGCGTGGCGAAAGTCGTGTCCATTGATGAGAAACCCAATTTCCGTACTCATGTCGTGGAAATGCCGGATGACATGCTGGATGGAATCGAAACGGGCGCATCGGTGGCGCACAACGGCTGTTGTCTGACGGTGACGGAGATTAACGGCAATCGCATCAGCTTTGATCTGATGAAAGAGACGCTGCGGATAACCAACCTTGGCGAGCTGACCGAGGGCGATGTCGTGAACGTTGAGCGCGCGGCGCGGTTCAGTGATGAAATTGGCGGTCATCTGATGTCCGGTCACATCATGACCACCGCGGAGGTGGCGAAAATTCTGACGTCGGAAAACAATCGCCAGATCTGGTTTAAGGTCCAGGATCCGACGCTGATGAAGTACATCCTCTATAAGGGATTCATCGGCGTGGACGGTATCAGCCTGACCGTTGGCGAAGTGACGCCAACCCGCTTCTGCGTGCATCTGATCCCTGAGACCCTGCAGCGCACCACGCTTGGCAAGAAAAAGCTCGGTGAGAAGGTGAATATCGAGATCGATCCGCAGACCCAGGCCGTGGTCGATACCGTGGAGCGCGTGCTGGCGGCAAAAGAAGCGGCGGCGGTACCGCGCAGCAGCGCCGACGAATAG
- the cfa gene encoding cyclopropane fatty acyl phospholipid synthase, whose translation MSTSCIEEVSVPNDDWFRIVSELLGRAGIGINGAAPFDIKVTNPGFFKRVLQEGSLGLGESYMDGWWECDRLDIFFNKVLRAGLENQLPRHFKDTLRIASARLLNLQSKKRAWIVGKEHYDLGNDLFSRMLDPFMQYSCAYWKEAESLEQAQVAKLDLICQKLQLKPGMRVLDIGCGWGGLAWYMAKNYNVSVVGVTISAEQQKLAQARCEGLDVNILLQDYRDLNDQFDRVVSVGMFEHVGPKNYATYFNVVDRNLKPDGLFLLHTIGSKRTDNNVDPWINKYIFPNGCLPSVRQIANASEPHFVMEDWHNFGADYDTTLMAWHHRFLASWPEIADNYSERFKRMFTYYLNACAGAFRARDIQLWQVVFSRGADGGLRIAR comes from the coding sequence ATGAGCACATCGTGTATAGAAGAAGTAAGCGTGCCAAATGATGATTGGTTTCGTATCGTCAGCGAACTGCTGGGCCGAGCAGGGATTGGCATTAATGGGGCTGCGCCCTTTGATATCAAAGTCACTAATCCCGGTTTTTTTAAGCGCGTGCTGCAGGAAGGCTCGCTGGGATTAGGCGAAAGCTACATGGACGGCTGGTGGGAGTGCGACCGGCTCGACATCTTTTTCAATAAGGTGTTGCGCGCCGGACTCGAAAACCAGCTCCCCCGCCATTTCAAAGACACGCTGCGTATCGCCAGCGCCCGTCTGCTAAATCTGCAAAGTAAAAAACGCGCGTGGATTGTCGGCAAAGAACATTACGATCTCGGTAACGATCTGTTCAGCCGCATGCTCGACCCGTTCATGCAGTATTCCTGTGCCTACTGGAAAGAGGCCGAAAGCCTTGAGCAGGCACAGGTTGCTAAACTGGACCTGATTTGTCAGAAACTTCAGCTTAAGCCCGGCATGCGCGTGCTGGATATCGGCTGCGGTTGGGGTGGTCTGGCCTGGTATATGGCGAAAAATTACAACGTCAGCGTCGTCGGCGTCACCATTTCGGCGGAACAGCAAAAGCTGGCGCAGGCGCGATGCGAAGGTCTGGACGTCAATATTTTGCTACAGGACTACCGCGACCTGAACGATCAGTTCGACCGCGTGGTTTCCGTCGGCATGTTCGAACACGTTGGTCCGAAAAATTACGCCACCTATTTCAACGTGGTTGACCGTAATCTGAAGCCGGACGGGCTTTTCCTGCTGCACACTATTGGTTCTAAAAGGACCGATAACAACGTTGACCCGTGGATCAACAAGTACATTTTCCCGAACGGCTGCCTGCCTTCGGTACGGCAGATAGCCAATGCCAGCGAGCCGCACTTTGTGATGGAAGACTGGCATAACTTCGGCGCAGACTACGACACCACGCTGATGGCCTGGCACCACCGCTTCCTCGCGAGCTGGCCGGAGATAGCCGACAACTACTCCGAACGCTTCAAACGCATGTTCACCTACTATCTGAACGCCTGCGCCGGCGCGTTTCGCGCCCGTGATATTCAGCTCTGGCAGGTGGTATTTTCCCGTGGAGCGGACGGCGGCCTGCGCATCGCGCGCTAA